The following coding sequences lie in one Neosynechococcus sphagnicola sy1 genomic window:
- a CDS encoding efflux RND transporter periplasmic adaptor subunit, translating into MTRTRKQFCSPTIVRRLFGSLLSLLLLTLPFRSMAHGGHGNEFGGQATQAAGAVQVDAETAKRMGLKVEPVARQRLAFGIKTTGKIEALPNQQVEVTTPVTGTVIKLLVNPGDRVKAGQPVAVMTTPELADLRTTALDRRADAIGSVQQADADLRLAQQNLTQQRTIVAAGIKAARTEVSFAQERYDKDRELMMQGAIPRRTFLESETKLAEAKATLSKAESALEIAQAQAQLQRAHSAVSVAQAKVSLSGETYQARLRQLGASPNADGTITLTAPIAGVVTDRETTQGESGQDAGKKVMSIVNSRIVQVSGNIYEKDLDRVQTGQGVRVNANEKVFKGRIGVIGAVVEGETRVVPIKAELDNPNGSLKPGMFVDLEVLTDRTPAAVLAIPKSALVETNDKKTIVFVQNGSAFQPSDITLGRESGEFVEVKDGLFDGDMVVTQRATQLYAQSLRGGAKPEDDHGATTPTATVSQNGQLLWWIAIPTGGVIASGTFWAGTYWANRRHRKVLISLRTGNGFDGQNRLQWLFCQPNSPSQFDRGFSPTRFIGS; encoded by the coding sequence ATGACTCGGACTCGAAAGCAGTTCTGCTCTCCCACGATCGTTCGTCGCCTCTTTGGAAGTCTCCTCAGCCTGTTACTACTCACCCTGCCCTTCCGAAGCATGGCTCATGGGGGACATGGCAATGAGTTCGGTGGTCAAGCGACTCAAGCGGCGGGAGCAGTTCAGGTTGATGCAGAGACGGCAAAACGCATGGGCTTGAAGGTGGAGCCTGTGGCTCGTCAGCGGTTAGCGTTTGGCATCAAAACGACTGGCAAGATTGAGGCACTACCCAACCAGCAAGTCGAAGTCACAACGCCGGTAACGGGCACGGTGATTAAGCTGCTGGTGAATCCGGGCGATCGCGTTAAGGCAGGGCAGCCTGTAGCAGTCATGACCACACCAGAGTTAGCTGACTTACGCACCACCGCACTGGATCGTCGGGCTGATGCGATCGGATCGGTGCAGCAAGCCGACGCTGATTTGCGCTTGGCGCAGCAAAATCTGACCCAACAACGCACGATCGTTGCAGCAGGCATTAAGGCAGCTCGCACCGAAGTCAGCTTCGCACAAGAGCGTTACGACAAAGACCGGGAACTGATGATGCAGGGAGCCATTCCCCGCCGCACTTTTTTGGAATCGGAGACCAAGCTGGCAGAGGCAAAGGCAACCTTATCAAAAGCGGAAAGTGCCCTGGAGATCGCTCAAGCGCAGGCGCAACTGCAACGTGCCCATTCTGCGGTATCGGTCGCTCAGGCAAAGGTGTCTCTGAGCGGTGAGACTTATCAAGCGCGCCTGCGGCAACTGGGCGCTAGCCCCAATGCCGATGGCACCATCACCTTAACGGCTCCGATCGCAGGCGTGGTTACTGATCGGGAGACGACGCAAGGCGAATCGGGTCAAGATGCCGGCAAAAAAGTGATGTCAATCGTCAATAGCCGCATTGTGCAAGTGTCAGGAAATATTTATGAGAAAGACCTCGATCGCGTGCAAACAGGGCAAGGCGTACGAGTGAACGCCAATGAAAAGGTATTCAAAGGGCGCATCGGCGTGATTGGCGCAGTGGTGGAAGGGGAAACCCGTGTGGTGCCGATCAAAGCGGAGTTGGATAATCCCAATGGATCACTGAAACCAGGGATGTTTGTGGATTTGGAAGTGTTGACAGATCGGACACCTGCTGCCGTTTTAGCGATTCCTAAATCGGCACTGGTAGAAACGAACGACAAAAAGACGATCGTCTTTGTCCAAAATGGCAGTGCGTTCCAGCCCTCTGATATCACCCTCGGCAGGGAGTCGGGCGAATTTGTCGAAGTCAAAGATGGATTGTTTGATGGGGATATGGTTGTAACTCAGCGAGCCACTCAACTCTATGCCCAGTCGCTCAGAGGTGGAGCGAAGCCGGAAGATGATCATGGGGCAACAACTCCAACCGCTACAGTGAGTCAGAATGGGCAGTTACTGTGGTGGATTGCGATTCCCACTGGGGGAGTAATTGCCTCTGGCACCTTCTGGGCTGGAACATACTGGGCTAACCGTCGGCATCGGAAAGTCTTGATCTCGCTGAGGACTGGGAATGGGTTCGATGGGCAAAACCGACTCCAATGGCTCTTCTGCCAACCTAACAGCCCATCACAGTTCGATCGAGGCTTCAGCCCAACACGATTCATTGGAAGCTGA
- a CDS encoding DUF305 domain-containing protein — MKRIALKLKLLGFIALAVTACGLAMPANSAKNQGIFQRQTPSPTATIAGNPLMDHGNMGSMNHTMGMDLGPGDAEFDLRFIDAMIPHHQGGVEMAIQAQQKSRRPEILKLAAAIIKAQDKEIVQMQRWRQAWYSTVSSIPIAYNAQMGHAMPMSQEQRASMMMTMDLGAADAEFDLRFMDAMIPHHEGAVVMAKDALQKSKRPEIQTLARDIIRSQTTEINQMKQWQQAWYKQ; from the coding sequence ATGAAGCGAATTGCTTTAAAACTAAAGCTTTTGGGGTTCATAGCGTTAGCTGTCACTGCCTGTGGACTTGCAATGCCCGCTAACTCTGCCAAAAATCAAGGAATTTTTCAGCGGCAAACCCCTAGCCCGACCGCAACCATCGCCGGAAACCCATTGATGGATCACGGCAATATGGGTAGCATGAACCACACGATGGGTATGGACTTAGGGCCAGGGGATGCAGAATTTGACCTCCGCTTCATTGATGCCATGATTCCCCACCATCAAGGAGGCGTGGAGATGGCAATACAAGCGCAACAGAAATCTCGACGACCCGAAATTCTCAAGTTGGCAGCGGCGATCATTAAAGCTCAGGACAAAGAAATTGTTCAGATGCAGCGGTGGCGTCAAGCGTGGTACTCGACAGTCAGTTCAATTCCGATTGCTTATAACGCCCAAATGGGCCACGCGATGCCGATGTCCCAAGAACAACGGGCAAGCATGATGATGACCATGGATTTAGGCGCAGCCGACGCAGAATTTGACCTCCGCTTCATGGATGCCATGATTCCCCACCATGAGGGTGCCGTGGTAATGGCAAAGGATGCCTTGCAGAAGTCGAAGCGGCCTGAAATTCAAACACTGGCGCGGGACATTATTCGTTCTCAGACAACCGAAATCAATCAGATGAAACAGTGGCAACAAGCCTGGTACAAGCAGTAG
- a CDS encoding EF-hand domain-containing protein codes for MKATMVERKVAIFASLPDYAPVQQLLRILANSSESFQVKGIRYLNPATTLSHFQTADWVQMDWMAVQDSTQHLQGYEAALLFIQPTDLAQTLALTRGFVAVTNQMGIEKLGWIAPAAAGDSEVGRQLKEAEASIGAVPKETLRLHHAPLFSELLRHKSEIKFRRTLSLPLDHRPLPWLAPEAIAAACYQWLSNQGPVPSLLVGPAPLTGADIAATLSEVLHQTVNGRTFAQRRFTSIDLDGSGQLDLQELMPYLIQIGCSREEAEEILQKADTNADGRLDYTEFIEKLEDRLATVLTEVPTTVEFVPLSPSAGLHDSMAKGMTESAARAWMELLVSLNVEGMPQPPQETLDRWELGNLSLADWASQYALDWINVHVLPGYGITMGQEGLLEGRPALFSRILHIDGRRLLSQRTLDFQIVEIHWADVDPASVQIVHAPAQDRGQRALHLCNGHLVGVSVRGLWSGLRLASLLLLSQQPLPPLASCLVSRTGGTAN; via the coding sequence ATGAAGGCAACCATGGTAGAGCGTAAAGTCGCTATCTTTGCATCCTTGCCGGACTATGCCCCGGTGCAACAGCTGCTGAGAATCCTGGCGAATTCCTCAGAATCCTTTCAGGTCAAAGGAATTCGCTATCTCAACCCTGCAACCACCCTCAGCCACTTCCAGACTGCCGATTGGGTGCAAATGGATTGGATGGCGGTTCAGGACAGCACTCAACACCTGCAAGGATATGAGGCAGCACTGTTATTTATCCAACCCACGGATTTGGCGCAGACCCTGGCGCTGACTCGGGGATTTGTAGCGGTGACAAACCAAATGGGCATCGAAAAACTGGGCTGGATTGCTCCTGCTGCGGCTGGCGACAGTGAGGTGGGCAGACAGTTAAAGGAGGCTGAAGCTTCCATCGGTGCTGTGCCCAAAGAAACGCTACGGTTGCACCATGCACCCCTATTTTCAGAATTACTCCGGCACAAATCAGAGATCAAGTTTCGCCGCACCCTTTCTTTACCCCTGGATCATCGCCCCTTGCCCTGGCTTGCTCCTGAAGCGATCGCTGCTGCGTGTTACCAATGGTTATCTAACCAAGGGCCTGTGCCGTCCTTGTTGGTGGGGCCGGCTCCCTTAACAGGAGCGGATATCGCTGCTACCCTCTCGGAGGTGCTACATCAGACGGTAAATGGTCGCACCTTTGCCCAACGTCGCTTTACCAGTATTGACCTCGATGGGAGTGGGCAGCTAGACCTTCAGGAGTTGATGCCTTACCTGATCCAGATTGGCTGTAGCCGAGAGGAAGCCGAGGAAATACTGCAAAAGGCGGACACCAATGCAGATGGGCGGCTTGACTACACAGAATTTATCGAGAAACTGGAAGACCGTCTGGCAACTGTGCTGACGGAGGTTCCCACCACCGTGGAATTTGTCCCCCTCTCTCCCTCAGCTGGTCTGCATGATTCCATGGCCAAGGGCATGACGGAGTCGGCAGCCCGAGCTTGGATGGAACTGCTAGTGTCCCTCAACGTCGAAGGCATGCCGCAGCCTCCCCAGGAAACCCTAGATCGGTGGGAGTTGGGCAACCTCTCTTTGGCCGATTGGGCATCGCAATATGCCCTGGATTGGATCAATGTGCATGTCTTGCCGGGATACGGCATTACCATGGGTCAAGAAGGGCTCCTGGAGGGTCGGCCAGCGTTATTTTCTCGGATTTTACATATCGATGGTCGCCGCCTGCTCAGTCAGCGCACCTTGGATTTTCAAATTGTGGAAATTCACTGGGCGGATGTCGACCCTGCGTCGGTGCAAATTGTCCACGCCCCGGCTCAGGATCGGGGGCAACGGGCACTGCACCTGTGCAACGGCCACCTTGTGGGGGTATCAGTGCGTGGGCTCTGGAGTGGGCTGCGCTTAGCCAGTCTGCTGTTATTGAGTCAACAGCCTCTACCCCCGCTGGCAAGTTGCCTTGTTTCGAGAACTGGGGGAACTGCAAATTGA
- a CDS encoding FAD-binding oxidoreductase, with protein sequence MFRELGELQIENTAIGAPDDIVCNCTQTTCARLQALMGQGCTTLEQLADRTHVTMVCGGCKPLIEELLGSASLAVAELVKKESLGLGITRFQFRPVNQPVTASLPGQHILLQGRIHNHWVTRAYTLTSPAAQTDAYEITVKREETGEFSRWLCDRADEESLFRISEPQGEFVLEERFPAVVFFAGGIGVTPAIAMMRTLAQRGDNRTFHLDWSAPYPESFVFQPELEQLTAQHPQLRITLRPTRRVGKLQPADLQQHYRPSPGTIAMLCGPESFMAAIQEALLQAGWTAAAIRQERFGSHLNQDGTVQKNAP encoded by the coding sequence TTGTTTCGAGAACTGGGGGAACTGCAAATTGAAAACACTGCCATTGGAGCCCCCGACGATATTGTCTGCAATTGCACCCAAACAACCTGTGCTCGGCTGCAAGCTCTGATGGGTCAGGGATGTACGACTCTGGAGCAGTTAGCCGATCGCACCCATGTAACGATGGTGTGTGGGGGCTGCAAACCTCTGATTGAAGAGCTTTTGGGTTCTGCGAGTTTAGCCGTAGCGGAACTGGTCAAGAAAGAGTCCTTGGGATTGGGGATCACCCGCTTCCAATTTCGTCCAGTTAACCAGCCGGTGACTGCTTCCTTGCCGGGGCAGCATATTTTGTTGCAGGGACGCATCCACAATCATTGGGTCACCCGTGCCTATACCTTAACCTCCCCCGCTGCCCAAACTGACGCCTATGAGATTACGGTCAAGCGCGAGGAAACGGGGGAATTTTCTCGCTGGTTGTGCGATCGCGCCGATGAGGAATCTCTGTTTCGGATTTCAGAGCCTCAGGGTGAGTTTGTTCTGGAGGAGAGGTTCCCAGCAGTGGTCTTCTTCGCGGGCGGCATTGGAGTTACCCCAGCGATCGCCATGATGCGCACCCTAGCCCAGCGAGGCGATAACCGTACCTTTCACCTTGACTGGTCGGCTCCTTACCCTGAATCCTTTGTGTTTCAGCCCGAATTAGAGCAGTTGACGGCACAACACCCGCAGTTGAGGATCACCCTGCGGCCGACTCGACGGGTGGGAAAACTTCAGCCAGCAGACCTTCAACAACACTATCGTCCCAGTCCTGGAACCATCGCCATGCTCTGCGGCCCCGAGAGTTTCATGGCAGCGATCCAGGAGGCTCTCTTGCAGGCTGGGTGGACAGCGGCGGCAATTCGGCAGGAACGCTTCGGCTCCCACCTGAACCAAGACGGAACGGTGCAAAAAAACGCCCCGTGA
- a CDS encoding nitric oxide synthase oxygenase — protein sequence MKPVIQLASGIIPIEQDGFEVQPIGSIKAEAEVFLKQCYIDEGIAPIFPYRWEDVEEEIAETGTYQQTYDELVYGAKLAWRNSNRCLGRNFWHNLHVRDMRHLETEVEMFQAILEHIQFATNGGEIRATITIFKPDGRRFWNPQYFQYAGYRQPDRSILGDPGNVELTDQAMRLGWHPESQTRFDYLPLIIQLPGQEPRWFEIPPQLILEVPLTHPRYDWFGDLRLKWYGLPAVSNMVFDVGGIQYTAAPFNGFYMGAEIGARNFGDHHRYNMLPVIAERMGLDCSQNSTLWRDLALVELNIAVLFSYHQQEVRLLDHHTLTESFMQFADSEHQAGRLVQADWGCLVPPLSASTTPVFHTQFDGNRILKPNFFYAPLPWQRVAQSPGCPFHHEWPD from the coding sequence GTGAAGCCTGTGATTCAGTTAGCAAGCGGCATTATCCCCATCGAGCAGGATGGGTTTGAGGTGCAACCCATTGGTTCAATCAAGGCTGAAGCCGAAGTTTTTCTCAAACAGTGCTACATCGATGAAGGCATTGCCCCAATTTTTCCCTATCGCTGGGAAGACGTGGAGGAAGAAATTGCGGAGACGGGCACCTATCAGCAAACTTACGATGAGTTGGTCTATGGAGCCAAGCTAGCATGGCGCAACAGCAATCGTTGTTTAGGGCGTAACTTCTGGCACAATTTGCATGTTCGGGATATGCGGCATCTGGAAACAGAAGTTGAAATGTTCCAAGCGATTCTGGAACATATACAATTTGCCACCAATGGTGGGGAGATCCGCGCTACCATTACCATCTTCAAGCCAGATGGCAGACGCTTCTGGAATCCGCAATATTTTCAGTACGCTGGCTATCGCCAACCCGATCGCTCGATCTTAGGAGATCCGGGCAATGTGGAGTTGACGGATCAAGCAATGAGACTGGGCTGGCACCCAGAATCCCAGACCCGCTTTGACTACCTGCCGCTGATCATTCAGCTTCCAGGACAGGAACCCCGGTGGTTTGAGATTCCCCCACAGCTAATTCTGGAAGTGCCACTGACCCATCCCCGCTATGACTGGTTCGGAGACTTGCGGCTGAAATGGTATGGCTTACCGGCAGTGTCGAATATGGTCTTTGATGTCGGCGGCATTCAATATACAGCTGCACCCTTTAATGGGTTTTATATGGGGGCTGAGATTGGGGCTCGCAACTTTGGGGATCATCATCGTTACAACATGCTCCCGGTGATCGCGGAGCGGATGGGCTTAGATTGCAGCCAAAATAGTACCCTTTGGCGAGATCTCGCCCTAGTGGAGTTGAATATTGCAGTGCTCTTTTCCTATCACCAGCAGGAGGTGAGACTACTCGATCACCATACCCTCACCGAATCCTTTATGCAGTTTGCCGACAGTGAGCACCAGGCAGGCCGTCTTGTCCAAGCTGATTGGGGCTGTTTGGTTCCCCCCCTCTCGGCTTCAACCACACCGGTGTTCCACACTCAGTTTGACGGCAATCGCATCCTGAAACCGAACTTTTTCTATGCCCCCTTACCTTGGCAACGGGTAGCCCAGTCCCCTGGGTGTCCTTTTCATCACGAATGGCCAGATTGA
- a CDS encoding M15 family metallopeptidase: MKPYQKVPIEECGEPMIAILPDLFAVVSPHPYQVLGAPYGEQSPYFLRQRVVTQLLAAQEALQQDYPGWRLQIFDAYRPVAVQQFMVDQTLADLARSQGLTVAALTPDQQQTLREQVYTFWAPPSLDPTMPPPHSTGAALDLTLVDGTGQVVDMGSPIDECSPRSYPDYFQISDRPLERQYHHHRQLLARVMIAAGFQRHPQEWWHFSWGDQLWAWLSQQSGTPVTSAHYGRYELIHGN, translated from the coding sequence ATGAAACCCTATCAAAAAGTTCCCATTGAGGAGTGCGGGGAACCGATGATAGCGATTCTCCCTGATTTATTTGCCGTGGTGTCCCCCCATCCTTATCAAGTGTTGGGGGCACCCTACGGTGAGCAATCTCCCTATTTTTTACGGCAGCGGGTAGTGACCCAGTTGCTGGCAGCCCAGGAAGCTCTCCAGCAGGACTATCCAGGTTGGCGGCTGCAAATCTTTGATGCCTATCGCCCGGTTGCGGTGCAACAGTTTATGGTTGATCAAACCTTGGCTGACTTGGCGCGATCGCAAGGGTTGACGGTGGCTGCCTTAACACCTGACCAGCAGCAAACCTTGCGAGAGCAAGTCTACACATTCTGGGCACCGCCGAGTCTTGATCCAACGATGCCTCCCCCCCATAGCACCGGAGCGGCCCTGGATTTGACTTTGGTGGATGGCACCGGGCAGGTCGTCGACATGGGGTCTCCCATTGATGAATGTTCCCCCCGTTCCTACCCCGATTACTTTCAGATCAGCGATCGCCCCCTAGAGCGTCAATACCACCACCACCGCCAATTGCTGGCACGGGTGATGATTGCCGCTGGCTTTCAACGCCATCCCCAGGAATGGTGGCACTTTTCCTGGGGAGATCAACTGTGGGCTTGGTTAAGTCAGCAATCCGGAACCCCCGTAACTTCTGCCCATTATGGGCGTTACGAACTGATTCACGGAAACTGA
- the gnd gene encoding decarboxylating NADP(+)-dependent phosphogluconate dehydrogenase: protein MAQQSFGVIGLAVMGENLALNVERNGFPISVYNRSPEKTDAFMAERAQGKQVYAAYSIQDFVASLERPRKILIMVKAGAPVDAMIEQLKPLLDEGDILIDGGNSLYTDTARRAHDLESAQFTFIGMGVSGGEEGALNGPSLMPGGTKVAYEALEPILTKIAAQVDDGPCVTYVGPGGAGHYVKMVHNGIEYGDMQLIAEAYDLLNNVLGLTSSQLHEVFAEWNTTDELNSYLIEITADIFKVMDPPTGIPLVDLILDAAGQKGTGRWTVTDALDLGVAIPTITAAVNARIMSSIKEERVAASQTLTGPGTTFNGDSKAFITQVRDALYCSKMCSYAQGMALLSAASKLYDFNLNLGECARIWKGGCIIRAGFLNKIKHAFDENPHLANLLLAPEFKQTILDRQGAWREVIAQAAYLGIPVPAFSASLDYFDSYRRDRLPQNLTQAQRDYFGAHTYERTDQPRGKFFHTEWMA, encoded by the coding sequence ATGGCACAACAAAGCTTTGGTGTAATCGGTCTAGCAGTCATGGGCGAAAATCTGGCGCTCAACGTCGAGCGCAATGGGTTCCCCATCTCCGTGTATAACCGCTCTCCCGAAAAAACCGATGCCTTTATGGCCGAACGCGCCCAGGGCAAGCAAGTCTATGCAGCTTATTCCATTCAAGATTTTGTCGCCTCCCTAGAGCGGCCCCGGAAAATCCTGATCATGGTGAAAGCTGGAGCCCCCGTGGATGCCATGATTGAGCAATTGAAACCCCTGCTGGATGAGGGTGACATTCTGATTGACGGTGGCAACTCTCTCTACACCGATACCGCTCGTCGGGCTCACGATCTGGAGTCGGCTCAGTTTACCTTTATTGGCATGGGTGTCAGCGGCGGCGAAGAAGGGGCACTGAACGGCCCCAGCCTCATGCCCGGAGGAACCAAGGTTGCCTACGAAGCCCTGGAACCCATTCTCACCAAGATAGCGGCGCAGGTCGATGACGGCCCCTGTGTGACCTATGTCGGCCCAGGGGGAGCCGGTCACTACGTCAAAATGGTACACAACGGCATTGAATACGGTGACATGCAGTTGATTGCTGAAGCCTATGACCTGTTGAACAATGTTTTGGGGCTGACGAGTTCTCAACTCCACGAAGTCTTTGCGGAGTGGAATACCACGGATGAACTCAATTCCTATTTGATTGAAATCACCGCTGATATCTTCAAGGTCATGGATCCCCCAACGGGCATCCCCCTGGTTGATCTGATTCTGGATGCCGCGGGACAAAAGGGGACGGGCCGTTGGACGGTGACTGATGCCCTGGATCTGGGGGTTGCCATCCCCACGATCACGGCGGCGGTGAACGCCCGGATTATGTCCTCGATTAAAGAAGAGCGGGTGGCCGCGTCTCAAACTCTGACGGGGCCTGGGACAACGTTTAACGGCGACTCAAAAGCCTTTATTACCCAAGTTCGGGATGCCCTCTACTGCTCCAAAATGTGTTCCTATGCCCAAGGGATGGCGTTGTTAAGTGCGGCTTCTAAGTTGTATGACTTCAATCTAAATTTGGGTGAATGTGCCCGCATCTGGAAAGGGGGGTGTATTATTCGGGCTGGCTTCTTAAACAAGATCAAGCACGCCTTTGATGAGAATCCTCATCTGGCAAACCTGCTCTTGGCTCCTGAGTTTAAGCAAACCATTCTCGATCGCCAGGGGGCTTGGCGGGAAGTGATCGCCCAAGCAGCCTACCTAGGAATTCCGGTCCCGGCCTTTAGTGCCTCCCTGGATTACTTCGACAGCTACCGTCGCGATCGCCTGCCCCAGAACCTCACCCAAGCACAGCGAGATTACTTTGGTGCCCACACCTATGAGCGCACGGATCAACCTCGTGGCAAGTTCTTCCACACCGAATGGATGGCCTAG
- a CDS encoding putative PEP-binding protein, whose amino-acid sequence MSRVRSPQNHRSRPPLQWLGGRSPPQQWQGLAAAAGRVVARASVTHQSQVMPSLLSAGTILVAPQIAPDWLPLLRQVVGVVTEQGGMTSHSAILARELGIPAVVGVTEATQDIESGDWLCLDGDRGEVRRLEADPQPDIPADAGATAPPQSQTLPHAFEEIVMVPNDAVDLVSTLPLIATQLWVNLSQPEALARALTMPVDGIGLLRSEFMLLEVLERQHPLVWLQQGRREELIERMADCLTQFVSAFQPRPVWYRSLDFRAHELQSLVGAPTAIGHPMLGMRGTFSYQQDVSWFDLELAAVQRVCQAGYQNLHLLLPFVRTVEEFIFCRQRLEQIGLTQQRSLQLWIMAEVPSVLFLLPEYVRAGVQGIAIGTNDLIQLLLGVDRDHPQLAAAFNERHPVVMQAIAHLIQQAQQLGIPCSICGHAPAQSPELIDALIAGGITAISVDVNAVASTYRAIARAEQRLLLRASQDQLSKSLLSRL is encoded by the coding sequence GTGTCACGGGTTCGTTCTCCCCAAAACCACCGCTCCAGACCACCGCTCCAGTGGCTAGGGGGGCGATCGCCCCCCCAACAGTGGCAGGGGCTCGCCGCTGCGGCAGGTCGCGTGGTGGCGAGAGCGAGTGTTACCCACCAGAGTCAAGTCATGCCCTCCCTGTTGTCTGCGGGAACTATCTTAGTGGCTCCCCAAATTGCCCCGGATTGGTTGCCATTGCTACGACAGGTCGTGGGGGTGGTCACGGAACAGGGCGGTATGACCAGCCACAGTGCAATCCTGGCAAGGGAATTGGGTATTCCTGCGGTGGTGGGGGTGACCGAGGCCACCCAAGATATTGAGTCAGGGGATTGGCTGTGTCTCGATGGTGATCGCGGTGAAGTTCGCCGCTTAGAAGCTGATCCTCAGCCAGACATCCCGGCAGATGCAGGAGCGACCGCTCCTCCCCAGAGCCAAACTCTACCCCATGCTTTCGAGGAGATAGTAATGGTTCCCAACGATGCCGTGGATCTGGTATCCACCCTGCCGCTGATTGCTACCCAACTCTGGGTCAACCTCAGCCAGCCGGAGGCCCTAGCCCGTGCCCTCACCATGCCTGTGGATGGCATCGGTCTGCTCCGGTCGGAGTTTATGCTGCTAGAGGTGTTGGAGCGTCAACACCCCCTGGTTTGGTTGCAACAGGGACGTCGTGAGGAATTGATTGAGCGGATGGCCGATTGTCTGACGCAGTTTGTCAGTGCCTTTCAGCCCCGTCCTGTCTGGTATCGTTCCCTGGACTTTCGCGCCCACGAACTGCAAAGCTTAGTGGGTGCTCCCACCGCCATTGGTCACCCGATGTTAGGAATGCGGGGAACCTTTAGCTATCAACAAGACGTCTCCTGGTTTGATCTGGAGCTAGCGGCGGTGCAGCGAGTGTGCCAGGCGGGCTACCAGAATCTGCATTTACTGCTGCCCTTTGTCCGCACCGTTGAGGAATTTATCTTCTGTCGTCAACGTCTAGAACAGATCGGCCTCACCCAGCAGCGATCGCTACAACTGTGGATCATGGCAGAAGTGCCGTCGGTGTTGTTTCTGCTGCCGGAGTACGTGCGAGCTGGAGTGCAGGGAATTGCCATTGGCACCAATGACTTGATTCAACTGCTCCTGGGGGTCGATCGCGACCATCCCCAATTGGCCGCTGCGTTCAATGAGCGCCACCCTGTGGTGATGCAAGCGATCGCTCACCTGATCCAGCAGGCACAACAGTTAGGGATTCCCTGCTCCATCTGTGGTCATGCCCCGGCGCAATCTCCGGAGTTGATTGATGCGCTGATTGCTGGGGGAATTACCGCCATCTCCGTTGATGTCAACGCGGTCGCCAGTACGTATCGAGCGATCGCCCGTGCGGAGCAGCGCCTGTTGCTGCGAGCTAGCCAAGATCAACTCAGTAAGTCGCTCCTGTCCCGGCTGTAG
- the cysT gene encoding sulfate ABC transporter permease subunit CysT, with the protein MSPSTPLNSPKASRLQAQERWLAKFTWPWRITWGYLTFMLLLPLAAMLLKASTEGWDKFWEIATDPVALSTYDVTFVTSLIAALINGVFGTLLAWILVRYDFPFKRLMDAIIDLPFALPTAVAGLTLATVYSDNGWIGSLLAPLGIKVAFTRLGVGVAMVFISLPFVVRTVQPVLSEMEREIEEASWCLGASQWQTFWRVIFPPLMPAILTGVALGFARAVGEYGSTVIIASNIPFEDLIAPVLIFQRLEQYDYAGATTIGVVLLGISLLMLLVINLLQAWGRRYDEH; encoded by the coding sequence ATGTCTCCATCGACTCCACTCAATTCCCCAAAGGCTTCTCGGCTGCAAGCCCAAGAACGCTGGCTGGCTAAATTTACCTGGCCATGGCGCATTACCTGGGGATACCTCACTTTCATGCTCCTCCTCCCCTTAGCAGCCATGCTGCTGAAAGCCAGTACTGAAGGTTGGGATAAGTTCTGGGAAATCGCAACGGATCCCGTGGCCCTATCAACCTATGACGTTACCTTTGTCACCTCCCTGATTGCCGCCCTGATTAATGGTGTCTTTGGCACACTCCTCGCTTGGATTTTGGTGCGCTATGACTTCCCCTTTAAACGATTGATGGATGCAATTATTGATTTGCCCTTTGCCTTGCCCACCGCCGTTGCAGGTTTAACGCTGGCAACGGTCTACAGCGACAATGGCTGGATTGGCTCCCTCTTGGCTCCCTTAGGGATCAAAGTTGCCTTTACCCGCCTAGGAGTTGGGGTGGCAATGGTATTTATCTCCCTGCCGTTTGTCGTCAGAACCGTGCAACCCGTCCTTTCCGAGATGGAGCGGGAGATTGAAGAAGCCTCTTGGTGTTTAGGCGCCTCCCAGTGGCAAACCTTTTGGCGGGTGATTTTCCCGCCCCTGATGCCAGCGATCTTGACAGGGGTTGCCCTCGGCTTTGCCCGGGCGGTTGGGGAATATGGCTCAACGGTGATTATTGCCTCTAATATTCCCTTTGAAGATTTGATTGCTCCGGTATTAATTTTCCAGCGGTTGGAACAGTATGACTACGCGGGAGCCACAACCATTGGGGTGGTTCTCTTGGGAATTTCGCTTCTGATGCTACTCGTGATTAACCTGTTACAAGCCTGGGGGAGACGATACGATGAGCACTGA